In the genome of Plasmodium chabaudi chabaudi strain AS genome assembly, chromosome: 6, one region contains:
- a CDS encoding cytochrome c oxidase assembly protein COX19, putative: MDTKRSIVKKPDRGSFPLDHSNECTSIKNNYLKCLKEHKNDHISCKKYSKEYFICRIDNNLLEKQDLSNLGFYENESDHESRLKNFKNVYSYNAYKERMEASKEKNKMKEYNDTKLDNKKNTIYPAKEIENKDKIARKDRDGLLNLQTIKNDIGDSNNMKENMPMETNGQIAIKRKEESGYLAGKEYLQVLLEKKKNKKSFLSSLFKNSNT; this comes from the coding sequence atggatacaAAAAGAAGCATAGTTAAGAAGCCAGATAGAGGAAGTTTCCCCTTAGACCATAGCAACGAGTGCACatcaataaaaaacaattatttaaaatgtttgaaggaacataaaaatgatcatattagttgtaaaaaatattcgaaagaatattttatatgtagaATTGATAACAATTTACTAGAGAAGCAAGATTTAAGTAACTTAggtttttatgaaaatgaatCAGATCATGAAAGTCggttaaaaaattttaagaaTGTATATAGTTACAATGCATACAAAGAAAGAATGGAAGCctcaaaagaaaaaaataaaatgaaagaatataatgataccaaacttgataataaaaaaaacactaTTTATCCTGCTAAAGAAATAGAAAACAAAGACAAAATAGCTCGAAAAGATAGAGATGgtcttttaaatttacaaaCTATAAAAAACGATATAGGTGATAGCAATAACatgaaagaaaatatgCCAATGGAAACGAACGGACAAATTGCAATAAAACGAAAAGAGGAAAGTGGATATTTAGCGGGAAAAGAATATTTACAAGtattattagaaaaaaaaaaaaacaaaaaatcatttttaagtagcctatttaaaaatagcaATACATGA
- a CDS encoding ATP-dependent DNA/RNA helicase PSH2, putative encodes MIRMKNGMNTLIDIQNINHSPRLSIIDMNALNKSLKSKKKISRNINLNGTIFNNFPKNYSNLNERKNAIVGKDSILGGKEYINNYGYGWKNHMIRNKYRICHNNKIVKILSIGYVTEANNNKGNDKNKNTDFEESQLNSDKYEDRKFTRVNNVNDKNIFNNEDNKILNRHEHVDVSILNVEEEIINNLKFILKINKLYMYQYIIFNEIVVKNCKHLLIYNKTGTGKTLCYLLPLIQKIINDKFDCNRNVLILTQNIYLCKQLYIYILSIYPNLNVCILSDENDSFSNMKKMRSSVVVKNNIINKEEFNTDVQIGNSGIHFYLCTPNKFESYIKNYKNKKKNDKNIMNNVLNCVNTIVVDEFDYIIENRRLIFNFLFHYSSKNGLNSIDNDSNYDNLNYKDFNMYLFTANINELMMKKINEHLSDFIFFDFVNGIKEMIKNNENGNIASCSSNKNKNDNSFQLLSKENKKYSLCNLNISHFICKINTPSKYKYVPYFLNIFFFNQKGSSNKNQSMLEQPKQFNDIDKDEYDSNKLISDYMNQNTSTIIEDGCKVNKCIIFSNSKDEVEKLYENAFLKPHAVMIHSDLLTAQKNENINLFKLGKKKILITTDIVSRGLDIENVVFILNYSPPVSPNDYVHRSGRTGRGKEKGVCLTIYHKYEYRNLEKVIKYTKNNFQVILCPHADEVYKFSVDTLTDTIMKIPPEKYEFLHNKSKELFEAYNTKIIAQILSILLKFDKKGQDISLLSGKKNYTSVLIKDPFFELIKNKDDIINMLKATIGSGNFSSIVGDVAKCDEGYIADICSGSVNKIINLFNNSNSHYRNKGVEINTIIELPQIVREKKTTIKKNKKTPWIKYKLQRKKVIILGRKEDKHMKKETAEFIKDINRPI; translated from the exons ATGATACGGATGAAAAATGGCATGAACACACTTATTGATATACAAAACATTAACCATTCACCTCGTTTATCAATTATTGATATGAATGCGTTAAATAAAAGTTTAAAAAgcaagaagaaaataagccgaaatataaatttaaacggaacaattttcaataattttccaaaaaattattcaaatttaaatgaaagaaaaaatgctATAGTAGGTAAAGATTCAATACTTGGTGGGAAGgagtatattaataattatggtTATGGGTGGAAAAATCATATGattagaaataaatatagaatttgtcataataataaaattgtaaaaatattatctatAGGATATGTTACTGaagcaaataataataaagggAATGATAAGAATAAAAACACAGATTTTGAAGAGAGCCAATTGAATAGTGATAAATATGAAGATCGGAAATTTACACGagtaaataatgtaaatgataaaaatatatttaataatgaagataacaaaatattaaatagaCACGAGCATGTCGACGTAAGTATATTAAATGTCGAAGaagaaattattaacaaCCTAAAATTTatcttaaaaataaataaattatatatgtaccaatatatcatatttaatgaaatcgttgtaaaaaattgtaagcatttacttatatataataaaacaggAACAGGAAAAACTTTGTGTTATTTATTACCATTAATAcaaaagataataaatgataaatttgaTTGCAATAGAAATGTATTAATACTtacacaaaatatatacttatgtaagcagttatatatttatatcttgTCTATATACCCTAATTTAAATGTGTGTATATTAAGTGATGAGAATGATTCTTTTAGcaatatgaaaaagatgAGATCAAGTGTTgttgttaaaaataatattataaataaggAAGAGTTTAATACAGATGTGCAAATAGGAAACAGTggaatacatttttatttatgtacaCCTAATAAGTTTGAgagttatataaaaaattataaaaacaaaaaaaaaaatgataaaaacaTTATGAACAATGTTTTGAATTGTGTTAATACAATTGTTGTTGATGAATTTGACTatattatagaaaataGAAGATtgatatttaattttttatttcattattcttcaaaaaatggattAAATTCCATAGATAATGATAGcaattatgataatttaaattataaagattttaatatgtatttatttacagctaatataaatgaattaatgatgaaaaaaataaatgagcATTTGtctgattttatttttttcgattttgTTAATGGTATTAAAGAAatgattaaaaataatgagaaTGGAAATATAGCTTCGTGTAGttctaataaaaataagaatgataattcatttcaattattaagtaaagaaaataaaaagtatagCTTATGTAATTTAAACAtttcacattttatatgcaaaataaatacgccatcaaaatataaatatgtcccctattttttaaatatatttttttttaaccaAAAAGGttcatcaaataaaaatcaaagTATGCTTGAGCAACCAAAGCAATTTAATGATATAGATAAAGATGAATATGATAGTAATAAGCTAATTTCTGATTATATGAATCAAAATACATCGACAATTATTGAGGATGGTTGCAAAGTGAACaaatgtataattttttcgaaCTCAAAAGACGAg gtGGAAAAGTTGTACGAAAATGCATTTTTGAAACCCCATGCTGTTATGATACATTCAGATTTATTGACagcacaaaaaaatgaaaatataaatttatttaaattaggaaaaaaaaaaatacttatTACAACAGATATAGTGAGTAGAGGATTGGATATAGAAAATGTGGTTTTCATCTTAAATTATTCCCCACCAGTGTCCCCAAATGATTATGTACACAG GTCTGGGCGAACTGGAAGAGGAAAGGAAAAGGGAGTTTGCCTAACAATTTAccataaatatgaatatcgaaatttagaaaaagttataaaatatacaaaaaataattttcaggTTATTCTATGCCCACATGCAGATGAAGTATACAAATTTTCCGTGGATACATTAACAG ACacaataatgaaaatacctcccgaaaaatatgaatttcttcataataaatcaaaagaattatttgaagcatataatacaaaaataatagctCAAATATtgtctattttattaaaattcgATAAAAAAGGCCAagatatttctttattatcaggaaagaaaaattacacctctgttttaataaaagatCCATTTTTTGAG ctCATTAAGAATAAAGatgatattattaatatgctGAAAGCTACCATAGGGAGTGGAAACTTTTCAAGC ATTGTCGGGGATGTAGCAAAATGTGATGAAGGTTATATTGCAGATATTTGTAGTGGCTcggttaataaaattataaatttatttaacaaTTCAAATTCACACTACAGAAATAAAGGGGTAGAAATTAATACAATCATAGAGTTACCTCAAATTGTTCGAGAGAAAAAAACTACCATAAAgaagaacaaaaaaacgCCCTGGATAAAATa TAAATTACAAAGAAAGAAGGTTATAATTTTAGGAAGAAAGGAGGATAAgcatatgaaaaaagaaactGCCGAATTCATAAAAGACATAAACAGACCCATTTAG